One region of Paenibacillus polymyxa M1 genomic DNA includes:
- a CDS encoding DUF1450 domain-containing protein → MANDIRVCDECNHIRLKTILPKLKKMAPDAEIKIGCKSYCGPCGKRAFVYVNGRYVSAATEDEVLEKAARFIK, encoded by the coding sequence ATGGCTAATGATATTCGCGTATGTGATGAGTGCAATCATATCCGCTTAAAAACGATCTTGCCTAAGTTGAAAAAGATGGCACCCGATGCGGAGATCAAAATCGGTTGCAAATCGTATTGCGGTCCTTGTGGAAAACGGGCGTTTGTGTATGTGAACGGACGTTATGTGAGTGCGGCCACAGAGGATGAAGTATTAGAGAAGGCTGCACGCTTTATAAAATAG